CGGCGAAGGGGAAGTCCGTCTCCTCGCCGGCACCGGGGTCGGCACACAGCGCCTCGACGTAGTCGACGGCGGCGCTGGCGGCCCGGTCGCCGGCCTTCACGCGGTGGTGGCCGGCCATCGTCGTCGTCACCGCGCGGCGGTGCTCGTCCAGCGCGAAGCGGCTCTCGCGGCCGAACCACACCCAGACCGTCCGCTCGTCGTCGACGTAGCCGGCGGGTGCAGTCTCCGCTGGCGGCGCCGCGTCCGCGAGTGCCGCGTCGATGGCCGCGGCCCGCTCGTTGGCCGCTTCGAGTGCGTCGGCCAGCGCGTCGAACCCGGCCTCGTCGCTCGCGGCCTCCCAGGAGACGCCCCAGCCCTCGCGGGGGGTGGCGTCGACGACGTCCAGCATCGCCGGGCCGCCCGCTGTGGTCGCGTTCGAGCGCCCGCGGGTCAGCGTCAGCACCTCGCCGCCGACGGAAAGCGTGGTCGAGAGCACCGGGCGGCCGTCCGTCCAGGGGGCGCTGGCGTCGACGACCTGGACGCGCAGGCAGTCACCCGTCTCGACCCGGTCGGCGGCGTTCCCGTAGGGGAGAAAGCCCTCGCCGTCGCCACAGTCCACGACGGCCCCGCTCCCCAGGGTCTCGGTCACCTCGCCCGCGTACACCGCGCCCGCTGGCAGCGGTGCGTCCCACCAGAGCGTGTCCCGGCCGAGGTCGGCGAGCAGGTCCAGGACCGCGTCGACGCGCTCGGGGTCGCCGACGACGCCGACGCCCTGCTGGTCGCCGGTCGTCTCGACGGCGACGGCGGCGTGCCGCGTGGCGAAGTCGGCGTCGAACCGTTCCCGTATCGGCCCCGACGCCTGCACCACGTCGACGCCCGCCTCGGTCAGCAGGTGGGTCAGCGCCGTCGCGTAGATGCCCCTGACCCGGACGGTCATAACACGTCCTCTGTGGCGCCAAAGCGGACCCGCGAATCGACCGTCGGGCCCAGCGACAGTTCGACGACGTCGTCGCCCAGCACCCGCCCGTCCTCGACGGGGACGCCCCACGTGTCGAACCGGAGGTACCCCCGGATGTCGTCGGCGTGCGTGAACAGGTCCAGGTACGCGACGTCGTGTTCCTGGATATCGCTCGAACTGTGGGCGAGGTCCATGTCGGAGTAGACCGTCCCTCGCCCCTCGAAGAAGGCCTCGAGGGACCCGGCCGCGTCTTCGGTTGCCTCGACGACGGCCGCCGAC
The DNA window shown above is from Haloarcula halobia and carries:
- a CDS encoding DUF7532 family protein, which encodes MHFTRREQRALRDAGVDQETIEAASAAVVEATEDAAGSLEAFFEGRGTVYSDMDLAHSSSDIQEHDVAYLDLFTHADDIRGYLRFDTWGVPVEDGRVLGDDVVELSLGPTVDSRVRFGATEDVL
- a CDS encoding DUF402 domain-containing protein, which codes for MTVRVRGIYATALTHLLTEAGVDVVQASGPIRERFDADFATRHAAVAVETTGDQQGVGVVGDPERVDAVLDLLADLGRDTLWWDAPLPAGAVYAGEVTETLGSGAVVDCGDGEGFLPYGNAADRVETGDCLRVQVVDASAPWTDGRPVLSTTLSVGGEVLTLTRGRSNATTAGGPAMLDVVDATPREGWGVSWEAASDEAGFDALADALEAANERAAAIDAALADAAPPAETAPAGYVDDERTVWVWFGRESRFALDEHRRAVTTTMAGHHRVKAGDRAASAAVDYVEALCADPGAGEETDFPFAVTARQFGPREGDTLGVGHGKPDGRLVTLSSGEVQSVDPDGTVTIEREMGGGGTYDALGTPMEAGDVALTKLKEGRWWYPTTYRGDDGTAKGTYVNVCTPVEIFPDAARYVDLHVDVVKHPDGTVERVDDDELAAAVETGNVPEALAKRARSVAAAVENALQ